GAATGTGAGGTAACACGTACCAATCTCAGGACTGCAGAAATGATCAAATACGCAAACAACTCTTTTCTTGCAACAAAAATTTCCTTTTCGAATGAAATCGGGAACATCTGCAAGAAGATGGGAATTGACTGCTATGATGTGATGAGAGAGGTGGGAAAGGACTTTCGCATATCTCCTCATTTTCTCAACAGTGGCGCAGGGTTTGGAGGTTCGTGTTTTCCCAAGGATGTCCAGGCTCTTGTGAACAGATCAATGGAAATTGGGTATGAACCTTCCCTATTAAGATCCGTAATTGAACTCAATGACAGGCAACCTCTAAAAATGATAGAGTTGCTTGAAAAAAAGATCGGAGACCCTGCGAATAAACGTATTGCTGTACTGGGACTTGCATTCAAGAACGGAACCGATGATATACGTGAATCCAGATCCATACCTGTAATTGATTGTCTTATTAGAAAAGGAGCTCATGTAGTAGCATATGATCCAATGGCCTCTGATAATATGAAAAGGCTGTTTGATAATATTGAATATGCTTCCAGTGCAGCCAGGGCCCTTGAGAATGCTCATGCATGTCTGCTGATGACAGAATGGGATGAATTCAGAAACCTTGATTCTGAACTGGCTGGAATGCATCGAAGGCTTGTAATCGATGGCAGGCATCTTATAGATCCTCACAGCATTGAAAATGAGATTGAATATGAAGGTATCTGCTGGTAATGGAGGCAATTATGGATCCCTGCGATACTACCCCCGGTGGAAAGGGATACCTGGAATCGGTAGCCCAGAATGTGAGAAGTATTGAAAAACGTCTTCGTGCAGTGGAACGAAGATTATCGATGAAAGATCATTCATCCTCTTCTGGAGAATATAATGACATTTGTCTGGAGACATGTGGACAGTGTACCAACATTGTCTCTGTGGATGAGGTGAAACATGAAATTGATGCTCTAAGAAACGAAATTGTTTCTGTCAGGGATCAAATTCCGGATACAGAACAATCGGATGAATTCCAGGAATTCTGGAGTGATGGTGCCAGGGAACATATAGATAGTCTTGAAAAAAGAGTTTCTCAGATTGAAGATGGTAATAAGGTTAAAATTGGATCTTTCAAGATTCCTTTTGAGCTGTCTGGTCTGATAGCAGCTATATTTCTCTTTATAACCGGTGTGCTCATATATTCGCAGAGATGGGATGTAATAAGATCTCCTTATTTTTCACTTACTCTGTCTTTTGCCCTTGTTATGAGCGTACTGATGAAAATTTATCTGGTGCGCAGAAGTTAAAGCCTTCATTCCCTTTGATCCAATACTTTAACAAAATACTTATCCTCAAAGGTGACATATCCGTCTGCCATAACCTTTATTGAAATGTATCCCTGATTGTTTCCGATTGCCGGCATGACGCTGTTCATACTGATATGTGCTTTTCCATCATGACAGGTAACATCAGTATATGCATTCTCCTTTGAAGGATCCCATACAACAACACTTGCACCGGATACCGGGATATCGTCGTAACCATATACATGTATTACCAGTTCAGGATCCTGCATGCCTTCCTGCAGTTCAATATAACTCGTATCTGCAATTGCATACATTGGCTGTGGTGGCACAGGCATTTGATTGATAGTTCCTATTATTGCAAATAGGCCTATAAGACCAATGGTGGTAAGGACCACCATTCTCATGGGAAGTCCAATACTT
Above is a genomic segment from Methanosalsum zhilinae DSM 4017 containing:
- a CDS encoding UDP-glucose dehydrogenase family protein, yielding MKISVVGTGYVGSVTAACFAELGHEVICIDIDEEKVQKINDGISPIHENGLGELLRKHTGRSLYATTDYQHAIMNSDISFICVGTPCDEDGKIDLTVLKKSCKSLGSGIGKKDRYHVAVVKSTVVPMTTENVVIPLLEKYSGKQAGKDFGVAMNPEFLREGMAVYDFMHPDKIVVGAHDQRSGSIVSDLYKGIECEVTRTNLRTAEMIKYANNSFLATKISFSNEIGNICKKMGIDCYDVMREVGKDFRISPHFLNSGAGFGGSCFPKDVQALVNRSMEIGYEPSLLRSVIELNDRQPLKMIELLEKKIGDPANKRIAVLGLAFKNGTDDIRESRSIPVIDCLIRKGAHVVAYDPMASDNMKRLFDNIEYASSAARALENAHACLLMTEWDEFRNLDSELAGMHRRLVIDGRHLIDPHSIENEIEYEGICW